In Kitasatospora sp. NA04385, a single genomic region encodes these proteins:
- a CDS encoding SDR family oxidoreductase: protein MDHARRTAVITGASTGIGAAFARELAARGAHPVLVARSGDRLAALAAELTAAHGVPALALPLDLTAPGAAARLERSLAERGLETDLLVNNAGFGTHGPLGAADPERIADQVRLNCLALTELTTRLLPGMLARRRGAVVNLASTAAYQPLPGMAVYGASKAYVLSFTEALAHELRGTGVRALAVCPGATDTPFFSVLGGEVTGPGGKRTPEQVVDTALRALARGRASRVDGLLNRLTAASPRLLPRRAVPAVAARFTQVREMG, encoded by the coding sequence ATGGACCACGCCCGCCGCACCGCCGTGATCACCGGCGCCTCCACCGGGATAGGCGCCGCCTTCGCCCGCGAACTCGCCGCCCGCGGCGCGCACCCGGTCCTGGTCGCCCGCAGCGGGGACCGGCTGGCCGCGCTCGCCGCCGAACTCACCGCCGCGCACGGCGTCCCGGCCCTCGCCCTGCCCCTGGACCTCACCGCGCCCGGCGCCGCCGCCCGGCTCGAACGCTCGCTCGCCGAACGGGGGCTGGAGACCGACCTGCTGGTCAACAACGCGGGCTTCGGCACGCACGGCCCGCTCGGCGCCGCCGACCCCGAGCGGATCGCCGACCAGGTGCGGCTCAACTGCCTCGCCCTGACCGAACTGACCACCCGGCTGCTGCCCGGCATGCTCGCCCGCCGCCGCGGCGCCGTGGTCAACCTCGCCAGCACCGCCGCCTACCAGCCGCTGCCCGGCATGGCGGTCTACGGGGCCAGCAAGGCGTACGTGCTCTCCTTCACCGAGGCGCTCGCCCACGAACTGCGGGGCACCGGCGTGCGGGCGCTGGCGGTCTGCCCCGGCGCCACCGACACCCCGTTCTTCTCGGTGCTGGGCGGCGAGGTCACCGGCCCCGGCGGCAAGCGCACCCCCGAACAGGTGGTGGACACCGCGCTGCGCGCCCTCGCCCGCGGCCGGGCCAGCCGGGTCGACGGCCTGCTCAACCGGCTCACCGCGGCCTCCCCCCGGCTGCTGCCGCGCCGCGCGGTGCCCGCCGTCGCCGCCCGCTTCACCCAAGTGCGCGAAATGGGCTGA
- the rbfA gene encoding 30S ribosome-binding factor RbfA → MTDTARARKLADRIQVVVAETLQRRIKDPRLGYVTITDARVTGDLREATVFYTVYGDETERESSAAALESAKGILRSEVGKQTGVRFTPTLTFVADALPDNARNIDDLLDKARLSDAAVRTAAAGAAYAGEADPYKAARDDDEDE, encoded by the coding sequence GTGACCGACACCGCTAGGGCGCGCAAGCTCGCCGACCGCATCCAGGTGGTCGTGGCGGAGACCCTGCAGCGCCGGATCAAGGACCCCCGCCTGGGGTACGTCACCATCACCGACGCCCGGGTCACCGGGGACCTGCGCGAGGCCACCGTCTTCTACACCGTCTACGGTGACGAGACCGAGCGCGAGTCCAGCGCGGCCGCGCTGGAGAGCGCCAAGGGCATCCTGCGCTCCGAGGTCGGCAAGCAGACCGGGGTCCGGTTCACGCCGACCCTGACCTTCGTCGCCGACGCCCTGCCGGACAACGCCCGGAACATCGACGACCTGCTGGACAAGGCGCGGCTCTCCGACGCCGCCGTCCGCACGGCCGCCGCCGGAGCCGCGTACGCCGGCGAGGCCGACCCCTACAAGGCGGCGCGCGACGACGACGAGGACGAGTGA
- a CDS encoding bifunctional riboflavin kinase/FAD synthetase: protein MQRWHGLEEIPGDWGRSVVTIGSFDGVHRGHQLIINRVVELAGELGAKSVVVTFDPHPSEVVRPGTHPPLLAPQPRRAELVEQLGVDAVLVLPFTAEFSQESPEYFVRSVLVDALHAKAVVEGPNFRFGHRAAGNVELLAELGRAADFTVEVVDLQVRGTAGDGEPFSSSLCRRLVAAGDMAGVAEILGRPHRVEGEVVRGAQRGRELGYPTANVDTVAHSAVPADGVYAGWLTADGETMPAAISVGTNPTFDGTARTVEAYAIDRVGLDLYGQHVAVDFLAWLRGMEKFDSVDALLERMAEDVKRARDLTERP from the coding sequence GTGCAGCGCTGGCACGGCCTGGAGGAGATCCCCGGGGACTGGGGGCGCAGCGTCGTCACCATCGGATCGTTCGACGGGGTCCACCGCGGACACCAGTTGATCATCAACCGGGTGGTGGAACTGGCCGGCGAGCTGGGGGCGAAGTCGGTGGTGGTCACCTTCGACCCGCACCCCAGCGAGGTGGTCCGCCCCGGTACCCACCCGCCGCTGCTCGCCCCGCAGCCGCGCCGGGCCGAACTGGTCGAGCAGCTGGGCGTGGACGCCGTCCTGGTGCTGCCGTTCACCGCCGAGTTCTCGCAGGAGTCCCCGGAGTACTTCGTCCGCTCGGTGCTGGTCGACGCGCTGCACGCCAAGGCGGTCGTCGAGGGCCCCAACTTCCGCTTCGGGCACCGCGCGGCGGGCAACGTCGAGCTGCTGGCCGAGCTCGGCCGGGCCGCCGACTTCACCGTCGAGGTGGTCGACCTCCAGGTGCGCGGCACCGCGGGCGACGGCGAGCCGTTCTCCTCCAGCCTGTGCCGCCGCCTGGTCGCGGCCGGCGACATGGCCGGCGTCGCCGAGATCCTCGGCCGCCCGCACCGGGTCGAGGGCGAGGTCGTCCGCGGCGCCCAGCGCGGCCGCGAACTCGGCTACCCCACCGCCAACGTGGACACCGTCGCGCACTCGGCGGTCCCCGCCGACGGCGTGTACGCGGGCTGGCTGACCGCCGACGGCGAGACCATGCCCGCCGCCATCTCGGTCGGCACCAACCCGACCTTCGACGGCACCGCCCGCACCGTCGAGGCGTACGCCATCGACCGGGTCGGCCTCGACCTGTACGGGCAGCACGTCGCCGTGGACTTCCTGGCCTGGCTGCGCGGCATGGAGAAGTTCGACTCCGTCGACGCCCTGCTGGAGCGGATGGCCGAGGACGTCAAGCGCGCCCGGGACCTCACCGAGCGCCCCTGA
- the truB gene encoding tRNA pseudouridine(55) synthase TruB, translating to MKRKGTGPDGLVVVDKPEGITSHGVVAKLRWLAGTRKVGHAGTLDPMATGVLVIGVERATRLLGHLMLTAKTYEATIRLGQTTVTDDREGEVTASVPADGVAREAVDAGIAALTGEIMQVPSKVSAIKIDGKRSYARVREGEDFELAARPTTVHAFTVHEVRPAVAEDGTPVLDLDVTVECSSGTYIRALARDLGAALGVGGHLTALRRTRVGPYAVESARTLEQLEEKLEVLPIAEAAAAAFPRWDVDAEQARLLSNGVRLDAPGLGADGPVAVFDPDGRFLALIEERGGKAKPVAVFVG from the coding sequence ATGAAGCGTAAAGGGACGGGCCCCGACGGGCTGGTCGTCGTCGACAAGCCGGAGGGCATCACCTCGCACGGCGTGGTCGCCAAGCTCCGCTGGCTGGCCGGGACGCGGAAGGTCGGGCACGCGGGCACCCTCGACCCGATGGCCACCGGCGTGCTGGTGATCGGCGTCGAGCGGGCCACCCGGCTGCTCGGGCACCTGATGCTCACCGCCAAGACCTACGAGGCCACCATCCGGCTCGGGCAGACCACGGTCACCGACGACCGGGAGGGCGAGGTCACCGCCTCCGTCCCGGCCGACGGCGTGGCCCGCGAGGCCGTCGACGCCGGGATCGCCGCACTCACCGGCGAGATCATGCAGGTGCCGTCGAAGGTCAGCGCGATCAAGATCGACGGGAAGCGCTCGTACGCCCGGGTCCGCGAGGGCGAGGACTTCGAGCTGGCCGCCCGGCCCACCACGGTGCACGCGTTCACGGTGCACGAGGTGCGCCCGGCCGTCGCCGAGGACGGCACGCCGGTGCTCGACCTGGACGTCACCGTGGAGTGCTCCTCCGGGACGTACATCCGGGCGCTGGCCCGGGACCTGGGCGCGGCGCTCGGCGTCGGCGGGCACCTGACCGCGCTGCGGCGCACCAGGGTCGGGCCGTACGCGGTGGAGTCCGCGCGCACCCTGGAGCAGCTGGAGGAGAAGCTGGAGGTGCTGCCGATCGCCGAGGCCGCGGCGGCCGCCTTCCCGCGCTGGGACGTGGACGCCGAACAGGCCCGGCTGCTCTCCAACGGCGTCCGGCTGGACGCGCCCGGGCTGGGCGCGGACGGGCCGGTCGCGGTCTTCGACCCGGACGGGCGGTTCCTGGCGCTGATCGAGGAGCGCGGCGGCAAGGCCAAGCCGGTGGCGGTGTTCGTCGGCTGA
- a CDS encoding GNAT family N-acetyltransferase, whose amino-acid sequence MDVRLEPWSDSRLGLLRRINTPAMRRHVGGPETEEQLLLRHRRYLALPALGGVVHAVLVDGAEAGSIARHRREWRSAEVHESGWNVLPEFQGRGVALAAGRALLAELRALVAADPAAPGTLHAFPAVDNAPSNALCARLGFTDGGPCDFEYPQRSGRFLRSTDWHLALR is encoded by the coding sequence ATGGACGTCCGCCTGGAACCCTGGTCCGACTCCCGCCTCGGCCTGCTGCGCCGGATCAACACCCCGGCGATGCGCCGGCACGTCGGCGGCCCGGAGACCGAGGAGCAGCTGCTCCTGCGCCACCGCCGCTACCTCGCGCTCCCGGCCCTGGGCGGCGTGGTGCACGCGGTGCTGGTCGACGGCGCGGAGGCCGGCTCGATCGCCCGCCACCGGCGCGAGTGGCGGAGCGCCGAGGTGCACGAGAGCGGCTGGAACGTGCTGCCGGAGTTCCAGGGCCGCGGCGTCGCCCTGGCGGCCGGCCGGGCGCTGCTGGCCGAGCTGCGCGCCCTGGTGGCCGCCGACCCCGCCGCCCCCGGCACGCTGCACGCCTTCCCCGCCGTCGACAACGCCCCCTCCAACGCGCTGTGCGCGCGCCTGGGCTTCACCGACGGCGGCCCGTGCGACTTCGAGTACCCGCAGCGCTCGGGCCGCTTCCTGCGCAGCACCGACTGGCACCTGGCGCTGCGCTGA
- a CDS encoding TetR/AcrR family transcriptional regulator has product MRTGRYHHGDLRAALLAQAEKALQEHGPDALSLRELARALDVSHAAPSRHFRDKQALLDALALTGIQRISAAARARLAEAGPGFDARIRAFARAYTDFAAERPAMLELTFIRKHAPGVTDELRTAWQPLESEAYEVIARGQRAGLVRPGSPERVFEVLFTAVHGVAARAAAGVLTGPALGQVLDDVLDHLLRGLAPAPGDAPLAPPARPACPEPPGPR; this is encoded by the coding sequence ATGCGAACGGGCCGCTACCACCACGGGGACCTCCGCGCCGCACTGCTGGCCCAGGCCGAGAAGGCCCTCCAGGAACACGGCCCGGACGCCCTCTCGCTGCGCGAACTCGCCCGCGCCCTGGACGTCAGCCACGCCGCGCCCAGCCGCCACTTCCGCGACAAGCAGGCCCTGCTCGACGCCCTCGCGCTGACCGGCATCCAGCGGATCTCCGCCGCCGCCCGGGCCCGGCTGGCCGAGGCCGGCCCCGGCTTCGACGCCCGGATCCGCGCCTTCGCCCGCGCCTACACGGACTTCGCCGCCGAGCGCCCGGCCATGCTCGAACTGACCTTCATCCGCAAGCACGCCCCCGGCGTCACCGACGAACTGCGCACCGCCTGGCAGCCGTTGGAGTCCGAGGCGTACGAGGTCATCGCCCGCGGCCAGCGCGCCGGGCTGGTCCGCCCGGGCAGCCCGGAGCGCGTCTTCGAGGTGCTCTTCACCGCCGTCCACGGCGTCGCCGCCCGCGCCGCCGCCGGCGTCCTCACCGGCCCGGCCCTCGGCCAGGTCCTCGACGACGTCCTCGACCACCTGCTGCGCGGCCTCGCCCCCGCCCCCGGCGACGCCCCGCTCGCCCCGCCGGCCCGGCCCGCCTGCCCGGAGCCGCCCGGCCCCCGCTGA
- a CDS encoding bifunctional oligoribonuclease/PAP phosphatase NrnA, with amino-acid sequence MAGEPAESGAAGAVSTIGVETALAVLPGPRSASPSASGAEADGGSGGPGRFEEEWRRALELIADSDEIDLVCHICPDGDALGSALAAGLALRGLGKRVRVSFGDDPQVIPESLSFLPGQELIVPAAAVPAAPALVLAFDAASEERLGLLREKAFAAGALVVFDHHASNPGFGTVRLIDPAAPATAVLVDELLRRLRVPLDQSLATCLYTGIATDTGSFKYRATTPATHEMAGRMLATGIRQDLISRQLWDTTSFGYLKVLAGALERAAFEPEEAGGHGLVWTWVPYQDLALFGVTVEEIEGLIDVLRKPAEADVALVLKQDPDGTLRGSCRSRGAVDVAAVCARLGGGGHVYAAGFSAREAVDAVVERFRAALAEVAAAADSAGPGAR; translated from the coding sequence GTGGCCGGGGAGCCGGCCGAGTCCGGTGCCGCGGGGGCGGTCTCCACCATCGGGGTGGAGACCGCCCTCGCGGTGCTTCCGGGCCCGCGCAGCGCCTCGCCGTCCGCCTCCGGGGCGGAGGCGGACGGCGGCAGCGGCGGCCCGGGCCGGTTCGAGGAGGAGTGGCGGCGCGCCCTCGAACTGATCGCGGACAGCGACGAGATCGACCTGGTCTGCCACATCTGCCCGGACGGCGACGCGCTGGGCTCGGCGCTGGCCGCCGGGCTGGCGCTGCGCGGCCTGGGCAAGCGGGTGCGGGTGTCGTTCGGCGACGACCCGCAGGTCATCCCGGAGTCGCTGTCCTTCCTGCCCGGGCAGGAGCTGATCGTCCCCGCCGCCGCGGTGCCCGCCGCGCCCGCGCTGGTGCTGGCCTTCGACGCCGCCTCCGAGGAGCGGCTCGGCCTGCTGCGGGAGAAGGCGTTCGCGGCGGGCGCGCTGGTGGTCTTCGACCACCACGCCTCCAACCCCGGCTTCGGCACCGTCCGGCTGATCGACCCGGCCGCGCCCGCCACCGCCGTCCTGGTGGACGAGCTGCTGCGGCGGCTGCGGGTGCCGCTCGACCAGTCCCTGGCGACCTGCCTGTACACCGGCATCGCCACCGACACCGGCTCGTTCAAGTACCGGGCCACCACGCCCGCCACCCACGAGATGGCCGGGCGGATGCTGGCCACCGGCATCCGGCAGGACCTGATCTCCCGCCAGCTGTGGGACACCACCTCCTTCGGGTACCTCAAGGTGCTCGCCGGGGCGCTGGAGCGGGCCGCCTTCGAGCCCGAGGAGGCCGGCGGGCACGGGCTGGTGTGGACCTGGGTGCCGTACCAGGACCTGGCGCTGTTCGGCGTCACCGTGGAGGAGATCGAGGGCCTGATCGACGTGCTGCGCAAGCCCGCCGAGGCGGACGTCGCGCTGGTGCTCAAGCAGGACCCGGACGGCACGCTGCGCGGCTCCTGCCGCTCGCGCGGCGCGGTGGACGTCGCGGCGGTGTGCGCCCGGCTGGGCGGCGGCGGGCACGTGTACGCGGCCGGGTTCAGCGCGCGGGAGGCCGTGGACGCCGTGGTGGAGCGGTTCCGGGCGGCGCTGGCCGAGGTCGCGGCGGCGGCGGACTCCGCGGGGCCGGGCGCGCGCTAG
- a CDS encoding DUF503 domain-containing protein, whose amino-acid sequence MFVGTLTFDLLLGDVHSLKEKRSIVRPIVAELQRKYSVCAAEVGNQDLHRRAEIGCAVVSGDAGYVSEILDSCERLVAGRPEVVLLSARRRYHHDDDE is encoded by the coding sequence ATGTTCGTAGGAACACTCACCTTCGACCTGCTCCTCGGCGACGTGCACTCGCTCAAGGAGAAGCGCTCGATCGTGCGGCCCATCGTGGCCGAACTGCAGCGCAAGTACAGCGTGTGCGCCGCAGAGGTAGGCAACCAGGATCTGCACCGCAGGGCCGAGATCGGCTGCGCGGTGGTGTCCGGCGACGCCGGGTACGTCAGCGAGATCCTGGACAGCTGTGAGCGGCTCGTCGCCGGCCGCCCCGAGGTGGTGCTGCTCTCCGCACGGAGGCGGTACCACCACGACGACGACGAATGA